The proteins below are encoded in one region of Methanofollis aquaemaris:
- a CDS encoding S8 family serine peptidase has protein sequence MAYLPLRGLLTFLILLVLLGSVNAGIPGGTVVQTDEKVPFIVVLKDQPERGTTFSTMKAEAAASQASVLSSISAIDCAAARSAERFWIVNAIRVEVDQATIEKIAALPGVDHVEPDLMVMADDPVTGTSHIVDARYVRSSDTFVMPWNLDWVEAPAVWGAGNQGEGVTIAVVDTGIDASHPAFGGRVRAFADFVNVSNTLARDDNGHGTHCAGTAAGGEVTVSRNNGGDMNLVLGVAPKADLIGAKVLDSTAVGPTSTIIKGVQWAVENDADVLSLSVGSYFWKSDMRPNENDESYLAIGPGETLTLTLEVSSNYGGGADVYEPQFVVGGYELEQMGQYYAAAPYAPTPANLTFSLTAPNGVTPVGGFIDWGGFDHSSSRVMFKAPYTSNSGNWNGFWTLNVTNNDNETVYLEQAAIAEAYESDGNTAFDLTLNNLVEGGVVAVVAAGNDGYFGTGTIGTPGTAADVITVGATDYCMDYRASFSSIGPVNQANPYVKPDVMAPGVGVLSACPDGQYGVMDGTSMATPCVAGTAALMLAGNDTLTPAEVKQTLMDTAVHIREDGTAMATPELNNLYGAGRISAYRAVEATGGLHGAPEAASSLTELFGGPYYDLNDPNTVEVLGVCWNATAGVPVAGETVNFSLYLYENSNWNIYRTQSAFTDADGMATTSFDISTLAAGRSFKAEVTWGDRVLSGSYGKYSTPGSGGTNTPSAPIYEAQSFIAPPDGAVTIRYPLLNIDGSAYTEPVRLVVANTTTTFFDDNLTPVDGVVTATVDFAGFNIDPSLYWTRPRITINGRSAGTVSFSYEVYYGAISSPRLAICPPGSSIDIALQVAERHGNGGTVTSKDYKVDVTAFTETQILSLSPDLIGQFAIGAPIGGAALLEAAGGLKPVESTGMVSVTNGIGIYNFTMPAGCSVAVVSFADPDNEYNERDSFMISVVYGSMSPWTLHRVTPPVPVALEALDSTYIGISDYAWPATWNQSEYRSVPGDQATLTAFVLTVNGTTYDVTRDAGKTVRLYTADGVRTNTTDVNGTCTFTLDVTGKTSEDVILLTEGIDFSAGIFPYIPFEIDSKSRIYPGLLECEPGTAAALTTLRPASETRWMDVTYPGSGSYQVSLHSYGPDDTPITERGIFTASPCADWCTQGTEFADTFAYIGDWTKTITPAMNGTYVAHASVLRGGKFVDWIGQMFSVPEAHVNYTVKPDILVGSTVPVTFTVADDDGNPISNAKVGFLLGAAAQANCGVDCYDIRPINLEHLEMEYPDPYSEVLVGYTDANGQVILNIHAPSAGMAIERNLLGFSDYVPYRTVCYKGDEVIKGCMEFEMELDMQYYDGTFRLTAEPLPDFVPGVRAPHVVKVHRDDTIVVDNLYLDITNQGTADFVHTDTDIVVKASVGNRDQSTTYAGNIAVGETKTVLHLGFEAAASDYGIDTSNYNLPVDMNIDVTVNQDRTIAEVSYANNNIVYPVRITAPDLVAEINVPSVVIESGTPTPVALVVTNQGEVPAVATTMTYVTTGSPAETIAVPALGAGESCTVWRNRTFLTDPGAYTLNFEVNSNGATDYETTFANNKVTRTVNCYLHPLTSVVLPQDLVLVPGTTYDLPIVVNGAENLSACLMTFTFDPAAFTVTDVTPGAIPLIAENLKTPGEAIFEADAPTGVSGDVTVATLHLSVTGSSGTMSALHLDAELSDENEYSIPVEVTQGSAVLLLYGDANDDGKVNQADTLRVLKVVVGLPTAPMPATGTTPFLQADVHKNSVIEVGDAMFIAQKNVGLRDPYFRIV, from the coding sequence GGACCAACCGGAACGCGGAACGACTTTCTCGACGATGAAAGCCGAGGCTGCCGCCAGTCAGGCATCGGTGCTCTCGTCCATCAGTGCGATCGACTGCGCCGCCGCGCGATCCGCGGAGCGGTTCTGGATTGTGAACGCGATCCGGGTCGAAGTGGACCAGGCGACGATAGAAAAAATCGCCGCCCTGCCCGGTGTCGACCATGTGGAACCCGACCTGATGGTGATGGCTGACGACCCGGTCACAGGGACCTCACACATTGTCGATGCCCGGTACGTACGGAGCAGCGACACGTTTGTGATGCCCTGGAACCTCGACTGGGTCGAGGCGCCTGCTGTCTGGGGTGCCGGGAACCAGGGTGAGGGTGTCACGATCGCAGTCGTGGACACCGGCATCGACGCTTCTCACCCGGCCTTCGGCGGCCGCGTCAGGGCCTTCGCTGACTTTGTGAATGTGAGCAACACCCTGGCCAGAGACGACAACGGCCACGGCACTCACTGTGCCGGCACCGCCGCGGGCGGCGAGGTTACCGTATCTCGAAATAACGGGGGTGACATGAACCTCGTCCTCGGTGTCGCCCCGAAGGCCGACCTGATCGGTGCGAAGGTGCTGGACTCTACAGCTGTCGGTCCTACCAGCACTATCATCAAGGGTGTTCAGTGGGCGGTTGAGAACGATGCCGATGTGCTCTCTCTCAGTGTGGGATCCTACTTCTGGAAGTCGGATATGAGACCAAACGAGAACGACGAATCATATCTCGCTATCGGGCCGGGAGAGACATTGACCCTGACCCTGGAGGTCTCCTCGAATTACGGTGGAGGCGCTGATGTTTATGAACCCCAGTTTGTTGTCGGCGGGTATGAACTCGAACAGATGGGGCAGTATTATGCGGCTGCACCATATGCGCCCACACCAGCCAATCTGACATTCTCCCTTACTGCGCCCAACGGTGTCACGCCGGTGGGAGGGTTCATCGACTGGGGCGGCTTTGACCATTCGTCCTCCAGGGTGATGTTCAAGGCGCCGTACACCAGCAACAGCGGGAACTGGAATGGTTTCTGGACACTGAATGTCACCAACAACGACAATGAAACGGTCTACCTGGAGCAGGCCGCGATCGCCGAGGCCTATGAGTCCGACGGGAACACCGCCTTTGACCTTACCCTGAACAACCTTGTCGAAGGCGGTGTGGTGGCGGTCGTTGCGGCCGGCAACGACGGTTATTTCGGCACCGGCACCATTGGGACGCCTGGCACGGCGGCGGACGTGATCACGGTCGGCGCCACCGACTACTGCATGGACTACCGGGCGAGTTTCAGTTCCATCGGGCCGGTGAACCAGGCAAACCCCTATGTCAAGCCTGATGTGATGGCCCCGGGTGTCGGCGTTCTCTCCGCCTGTCCGGACGGACAATACGGCGTGATGGACGGCACCTCGATGGCGACACCCTGCGTTGCCGGCACGGCCGCCCTCATGCTCGCCGGGAATGATACCCTGACGCCGGCAGAGGTCAAGCAGACCCTGATGGACACGGCTGTCCATATCAGGGAGGACGGCACGGCGATGGCGACCCCTGAACTGAACAACCTCTACGGCGCCGGCCGGATCAGTGCCTACAGGGCTGTCGAGGCCACCGGCGGGTTGCACGGTGCCCCCGAAGCGGCCTCCTCTCTGACCGAACTCTTCGGCGGGCCCTACTATGATCTGAATGACCCGAACACGGTGGAGGTGCTTGGGGTCTGCTGGAACGCCACGGCAGGCGTCCCTGTTGCTGGAGAGACAGTGAATTTCAGCCTCTATCTCTACGAAAACTCTAATTGGAATATTTACCGAACACAGTCGGCCTTCACGGATGCCGACGGCATGGCGACCACCTCCTTCGATATCTCAACTCTCGCCGCGGGTCGGTCTTTCAAAGCCGAGGTGACGTGGGGAGACCGCGTCCTGTCCGGTTCCTACGGGAAGTACAGCACGCCCGGCAGTGGTGGCACGAACACTCCTTCTGCTCCGATCTATGAGGCGCAGTCTTTTATCGCTCCACCGGACGGCGCCGTCACGATCCGCTATCCACTCCTGAACATTGATGGTTCGGCCTACACCGAACCGGTCAGGCTGGTGGTGGCGAACACCACGACCACGTTCTTTGATGATAACCTGACCCCGGTCGACGGTGTTGTCACGGCCACCGTCGACTTTGCGGGCTTCAATATCGATCCTTCACTCTATTGGACACGTCCCCGCATCACGATCAACGGCCGGTCTGCCGGGACAGTGTCGTTTTCGTATGAGGTCTACTATGGGGCCATCTCCTCCCCGAGACTGGCGATCTGCCCGCCCGGCAGTTCGATCGACATCGCCCTGCAGGTCGCTGAGCGTCATGGCAATGGTGGCACCGTCACATCGAAGGACTACAAGGTGGACGTGACCGCCTTCACCGAGACGCAGATCCTCTCCCTCTCGCCCGATCTCATCGGTCAATTTGCAATCGGGGCACCTATCGGGGGTGCCGCCCTTCTCGAAGCGGCAGGTGGTCTGAAACCCGTAGAGTCGACCGGGATGGTCAGCGTCACCAACGGCATCGGCATCTACAACTTCACGATGCCGGCGGGATGCTCTGTGGCGGTCGTCAGTTTTGCCGATCCGGATAACGAGTATAATGAGCGGGACTCGTTCATGATCTCGGTCGTCTATGGTTCGATGTCGCCCTGGACCCTCCACCGCGTGACCCCGCCGGTGCCGGTCGCACTGGAGGCGCTGGACAGTACCTATATCGGCATCTCAGACTACGCCTGGCCGGCGACCTGGAACCAGAGCGAATACCGCTCGGTGCCCGGCGACCAGGCCACCCTTACGGCCTTCGTACTTACCGTGAACGGCACGACCTACGATGTAACCCGTGACGCCGGAAAGACGGTCCGGCTGTACACCGCCGACGGTGTCCGGACGAACACGACCGACGTCAACGGCACCTGCACCTTCACGCTCGACGTGACAGGAAAGACATCTGAGGACGTGATTCTGCTCACCGAGGGCATCGACTTCTCTGCGGGAATATTTCCCTATATTCCCTTTGAAATCGACTCAAAAAGCCGTATTTATCCCGGCCTCCTCGAATGCGAACCCGGGACTGCCGCAGCCCTCACGACTCTCCGCCCGGCGTCGGAGACCCGGTGGATGGATGTCACCTATCCGGGCAGCGGTTCGTACCAGGTGTCGCTCCACTCCTATGGTCCGGACGACACCCCGATCACCGAGCGCGGGATCTTCACCGCAAGTCCCTGTGCCGATTGGTGTACGCAGGGGACCGAATTTGCCGACACGTTCGCCTACATCGGTGACTGGACAAAGACCATCACCCCGGCCATGAACGGAACCTATGTGGCCCACGCTTCGGTCCTCCGGGGTGGAAAGTTCGTCGATTGGATAGGTCAGATGTTCAGCGTGCCCGAGGCCCATGTCAACTACACCGTGAAACCCGATATTCTGGTCGGATCAACGGTCCCGGTGACTTTCACCGTCGCCGACGATGACGGCAACCCGATCAGCAACGCCAAGGTGGGTTTCCTCCTCGGCGCGGCTGCCCAGGCCAATTGCGGCGTAGACTGCTACGATATCCGTCCGATCAACCTTGAGCACCTGGAGATGGAGTACCCTGATCCGTATTCCGAGGTGCTCGTCGGTTATACCGATGCGAACGGCCAGGTCATCCTGAACATCCACGCCCCCTCGGCCGGGATGGCGATCGAAAGGAATCTCCTTGGCTTCTCCGACTATGTGCCCTACAGGACGGTCTGTTACAAAGGCGACGAGGTTATCAAGGGCTGCATGGAGTTCGAGATGGAGCTCGACATGCAGTATTATGACGGCACCTTCAGACTCACCGCCGAGCCCCTGCCCGACTTTGTCCCCGGCGTCCGCGCACCCCATGTGGTGAAGGTGCACAGGGACGACACGATCGTGGTCGACAACCTCTATCTCGACATCACAAACCAGGGCACCGCGGACTTCGTCCACACTGACACGGATATTGTGGTGAAGGCATCGGTCGGGAACAGAGACCAGTCCACCACCTATGCCGGCAACATCGCTGTCGGCGAAACAAAGACCGTCCTGCACCTGGGTTTCGAGGCAGCCGCCTCCGACTACGGCATCGACACCAGCAACTACAACCTGCCGGTGGACATGAACATCGACGTGACGGTGAATCAGGATCGGACGATTGCCGAGGTCTCCTATGCGAACAACAACATCGTCTATCCGGTGCGGATCACCGCTCCCGACCTCGTGGCGGAGATAAATGTCCCCTCAGTCGTGATCGAGAGCGGCACCCCGACCCCGGTCGCTCTGGTCGTGACCAATCAGGGCGAGGTGCCGGCCGTTGCAACCACCATGACCTACGTGACCACCGGGAGCCCGGCCGAGACGATCGCCGTCCCGGCGCTCGGCGCCGGCGAGTCCTGCACGGTCTGGAGAAACAGAACTTTCCTCACCGATCCCGGCGCCTACACCCTCAATTTTGAGGTGAACTCGAACGGTGCAACCGACTACGAGACCACGTTTGCGAACAACAAGGTGACGCGGACGGTGAACTGCTACCTCCACCCACTGACCTCTGTCGTGCTGCCGCAGGACCTTGTCCTGGTGCCGGGAACGACCTACGACCTGCCGATCGTGGTGAACGGCGCAGAGAACCTTTCGGCCTGCCTGATGACCTTCACCTTCGACCCGGCGGCCTTCACGGTCACCGATGTGACCCCGGGTGCGATCCCGCTGATCGCAGAGAACCTCAAGACCCCAGGTGAGGCGATCTTCGAGGCTGACGCTCCAACCGGCGTCAGCGGTGATGTGACCGTGGCCACACTTCACCTCTCGGTGACCGGTTCGAGCGGTACCATGTCGGCGCTCCACCTTGACGCTGAACTCAGTGACGAGAACGAGTACTCGATCCCGGTCGAGGTGACTCAGGGCAGCGCCGTCCTTCTCCTGTACGGCGACGCGAACGATGACGGGAAGGTCAACCAGGCCGACACCCTCCGCGTCCTGAAAGTGGTCGTCGGTCTGCCGACGGCGCCGATGCCGGCCACTGGGACAACGCCCTTCCTCCAGGCGGACGTCCATAAGAACAGCGTCATTGAGGTGGGCGATGCGATGTTCATCGCCCAGAAGAATGTGGGCCTCAGGGATCCGTACTTCAGGATTGTGTGA
- a CDS encoding PEGA domain-containing protein has protein sequence MNVKNILMVGFLLTALLVSAASAADLVVTPQSSTSALGEVTEVTLRVENVAHLGGFDIDLHWDPSVVTLDTEPDNVTIGSLFCGHVNNSAWGSDRGGVRVAALNASLDGVSGAAELFTVRLKTVDDTGKSTPVAVVVNNYGFLNSTSGDDIPVNTITNATITAQRVNRIVSYVGVTAESVPLDAETVSVFTVANQRNVLTSKLTINSTIYAPNGSVFNTEERSGVILKPYEQNVQQIAWTPTQTGTYVLNVTVTSDTDLPVVGTTTAERSVAARNFSLEFHPYVYGYSRPQVDTWFWMVWYVKPSESGKVKLNLSVPESIEVWGEAESELWMTGDALNYVAFRLRATEIGTFTRDQFNLTASAHGKTASKTSTHDVSVWVPSMEVSSVDSVKVDTTGDFEMSYNTLHTNNTCDNQTTIIVQSGARGRTLAGLGYLVGYPYGCVEQTTSRMLASMNVKNYYLDRSDRPANFQIIRNDANTSVSNGVVKLVRGGQVGQHEDGGWSLWGCGESESSSSSYAAYTLARVNESGEDLNHLLNGKVSSDATVDDGTVNFEKAVEWFHENPDDDSSGTWTWSAGVCHAWTPTSNTGFVMLIHDMIRDQGTVAEPYATYMTENMQNATRYFVGIQNSDEGYFGNGRDRAMATALGLWGLEVYGTPSDDVTQDQINDSKAKATEWLIKNHDADGCWGADPVYGYSSKGRRSESTAYAILALNATGIPAENETIQGGVNWLVEQYESGGKWGYTWATQAAIDALIHCQPIEVSDGTLSISIDGEDICTLEVNETNPKVEYPLTADQMATVMANGKSKREITQYSKVKQHAVTVTRNNGNGMILVSIENTQRAPVNEIDDPIEDTGTILSTGGIIPDNGSPDVVQFSEDMDILGDAAPGDLFDTVTLTSDPSPLVANESGKVAIQVVSGVQGVFSPMIEVPIEGFTFANGTISDENGNDVAYQVLHGSVNTDSTSIFIQANEWTSDETYTYVFDAKPTHVGTLNFNLRFKALNDEDNVTLVEKSLDVIGRGDVAVKVTDENDSPVVATIVLDGSSQTASSHTFEGLLVGNYSLSVSKENYITVNTTVSVEANDETNVTVMMPTDLTTPRLIFSQGSGMLAGVSKVPGTLSAAFAENVTYNATVVGNGGRIVLALEFPQRFLLNNPVVRLNGVVLDPSQYEIRSGTFSNPDPYEPFSTTNATIIIYDAPDGVSEISIEFIGGRAGQALVGDHETGILDALRLAQFDVGLKGAPETFGYGDVSGDLMVNILDALRIAQYDAGLIPDLA, from the coding sequence ATGAATGTGAAAAATATCCTGATGGTGGGGTTTCTCCTCACCGCTCTTCTGGTATCGGCGGCGTCCGCGGCTGACCTTGTGGTCACGCCGCAGAGTTCTACGAGTGCGCTCGGTGAGGTCACCGAGGTGACACTGCGGGTTGAGAACGTGGCCCATCTCGGCGGGTTCGATATCGATCTCCACTGGGATCCCTCGGTGGTCACGCTTGACACCGAACCGGACAATGTGACCATCGGTTCCCTCTTCTGCGGCCATGTGAACAACTCCGCATGGGGTAGTGATCGCGGGGGTGTCCGCGTGGCGGCGTTGAACGCCAGTCTTGACGGTGTCTCGGGTGCCGCTGAACTCTTCACCGTGCGCCTGAAGACGGTTGACGACACCGGCAAGTCGACACCTGTTGCGGTTGTGGTGAACAATTATGGATTCCTCAATTCGACAAGCGGTGACGACATCCCGGTGAACACGATCACGAACGCCACGATCACCGCGCAGCGGGTCAACCGCATCGTCTCGTATGTTGGTGTTACGGCCGAGTCCGTCCCACTGGATGCCGAGACTGTCAGTGTCTTCACCGTGGCAAACCAGCGCAATGTCCTGACCTCGAAACTGACGATCAACAGCACCATCTACGCCCCCAACGGCTCGGTCTTCAACACCGAAGAACGGAGTGGGGTTATTCTGAAGCCATACGAGCAGAACGTGCAGCAGATCGCATGGACACCGACGCAGACCGGCACGTATGTCCTGAATGTGACGGTGACCTCCGACACCGATCTCCCGGTCGTTGGAACGACCACGGCGGAACGCTCGGTGGCCGCGCGCAACTTCAGCCTTGAGTTTCATCCGTATGTATACGGCTACTCCCGTCCCCAGGTGGACACATGGTTCTGGATGGTATGGTATGTCAAACCAAGTGAGAGCGGGAAGGTAAAACTGAACCTGAGTGTGCCGGAGAGTATCGAGGTCTGGGGCGAGGCCGAATCTGAACTGTGGATGACCGGCGATGCCCTGAACTATGTCGCGTTCCGTCTGCGTGCCACCGAGATCGGCACCTTTACCCGTGACCAGTTCAACCTGACGGCGTCGGCACACGGAAAGACGGCCTCGAAAACGAGCACTCATGATGTCTCAGTCTGGGTACCTTCGATGGAGGTATCGTCGGTGGACTCGGTGAAAGTTGACACCACCGGTGATTTCGAGATGTCCTACAACACCCTCCACACCAACAACACCTGTGACAACCAGACCACTATCATTGTGCAGTCGGGCGCCCGCGGCCGGACGCTCGCCGGTCTTGGCTATCTTGTCGGTTATCCGTATGGGTGTGTCGAGCAGACCACGTCGAGGATGCTCGCCTCAATGAACGTGAAGAACTACTATCTTGACCGTTCGGACAGGCCGGCCAATTTCCAGATCATCCGCAATGATGCGAACACCTCGGTGAGCAACGGTGTGGTCAAACTGGTGCGCGGGGGCCAGGTCGGTCAACATGAAGACGGCGGCTGGAGTCTCTGGGGCTGCGGCGAATCCGAGTCCTCTTCCAGTTCGTACGCCGCCTACACGCTGGCGCGGGTGAACGAGTCGGGCGAAGACCTGAACCACCTGCTGAACGGCAAGGTCAGCAGCGACGCGACGGTCGACGATGGCACGGTCAACTTCGAGAAAGCGGTCGAATGGTTCCACGAAAACCCGGACGACGATTCGAGCGGCACCTGGACGTGGAGCGCGGGCGTTTGCCATGCGTGGACGCCGACCTCGAACACCGGGTTCGTGATGCTGATCCACGATATGATCCGGGATCAGGGCACGGTTGCAGAGCCCTATGCGACCTACATGACGGAGAACATGCAGAATGCCACGCGTTACTTCGTTGGAATCCAGAATTCGGATGAAGGTTACTTCGGCAATGGCCGCGACCGGGCTATGGCGACCGCACTCGGGCTCTGGGGTCTTGAGGTCTATGGGACGCCCTCGGATGATGTGACGCAGGACCAGATCAACGATTCAAAGGCGAAGGCAACCGAATGGCTTATCAAAAACCATGATGCCGACGGTTGCTGGGGCGCCGACCCTGTCTATGGGTACAGCAGCAAGGGTCGGAGATCTGAGAGCACCGCCTACGCCATCCTCGCCCTGAACGCCACCGGCATCCCCGCGGAGAACGAGACGATCCAGGGTGGCGTGAACTGGCTTGTCGAACAGTACGAGTCCGGCGGGAAGTGGGGATACACCTGGGCAACCCAGGCGGCGATCGACGCTCTCATCCACTGTCAGCCGATTGAGGTCAGTGACGGCACGCTCTCGATCTCCATCGACGGGGAAGACATCTGCACGCTTGAGGTCAACGAAACGAACCCGAAGGTGGAGTACCCCCTCACTGCTGATCAGATGGCGACGGTGATGGCGAACGGTAAGTCGAAACGCGAGATCACCCAGTACTCGAAGGTCAAGCAGCACGCCGTCACGGTGACCAGGAACAACGGCAATGGTATGATCCTGGTCTCGATCGAGAACACGCAGCGCGCACCGGTGAACGAGATCGACGATCCCATCGAGGACACCGGCACCATCCTGTCGACCGGCGGCATCATCCCCGACAACGGGTCGCCGGATGTGGTCCAGTTCTCAGAGGACATGGACATCCTTGGCGACGCCGCACCCGGAGATCTCTTCGATACGGTGACCCTCACCTCCGACCCGTCCCCGCTTGTTGCGAACGAGTCAGGAAAGGTGGCGATCCAGGTTGTGTCAGGCGTTCAGGGTGTCTTCTCGCCGATGATCGAGGTGCCGATCGAGGGATTCACCTTTGCAAATGGTACCATCAGCGATGAGAATGGGAACGATGTAGCCTATCAGGTGCTGCACGGTTCGGTCAACACAGACTCGACCTCGATCTTCATCCAGGCCAATGAATGGACCAGTGATGAGACCTACACCTATGTCTTCGACGCCAAACCCACCCATGTGGGCACTCTCAACTTCAACCTCAGGTTCAAGGCGCTCAATGACGAGGACAATGTCACGCTTGTCGAGAAGAGTCTGGACGTCATCGGACGCGGCGATGTGGCGGTGAAGGTCACCGACGAGAATGACAGCCCGGTCGTGGCGACGATTGTCCTCGACGGTTCAAGCCAGACGGCGTCGAGCCACACCTTCGAAGGTCTGCTTGTGGGCAACTATTCGCTCTCGGTCTCGAAGGAGAACTACATCACGGTGAACACCACGGTGAGCGTCGAGGCGAACGACGAGACCAATGTCACGGTGATGATGCCGACTGATCTCACGACGCCGCGGCTCATCTTCTCCCAGGGCAGCGGTATGCTTGCCGGCGTCTCGAAGGTTCCGGGCACACTCTCTGCGGCCTTTGCGGAGAACGTTACCTACAATGCGACGGTCGTCGGGAACGGCGGGAGAATAGTACTTGCGCTGGAATTCCCGCAGCGTTTCCTGTTGAACAACCCGGTGGTGCGGTTGAACGGCGTGGTGCTTGACCCGAGCCAATATGAGATCAGGAGCGGGACGTTCTCCAACCCCGATCCGTATGAACCGTTCTCAACCACCAATGCGACGATCATCATCTATGACGCCCCTGACGGTGTTTCAGAGATCTCGATCGAGTTCATAGGTGGACGGGCAGGACAGGCGCTTGTTGGCGATCATGAGACCGGCATTCTGGATGCTCTTCGTCTTGCTCAGTTTGATGTAGGACTGAAAGGTGCCCCTGAAACATTCGGATACGGTGATGTCAGCGGCGACCTGATGGTCAACATTTTAGATGCGCTCAGAATCGCTCAGTACGACGCTGGTCTGATTCCTGATCTCGCTTAG